TTATAAGCAGAAGTGATGATGATTTGTGGAGGATTCTTGATCATTTTGATGAATTCCATACCCTTGATCTTTGGCATATGTATATCAAGGAACATCAGATCTACTTTTTCCTTCTGTAATATTTCCATTGCATACAAAGCATCCGAGCATATTGCGATGTTTTTCAGAAAGGGTACTTGAGAAATATAATCACTCAGTATCTCAGCAGCGATGGGTTCGTCTTCTACGATGATGGTGTTATAAAGTTGCATTTTTTGAAAGGTTTATGGTTAGGGTTACTTTAAACGTCTCAGGGGTTAAATTAATTTTTAGATCATGTTCAGGATATAGTAATTCAAGTTGTCTTTTTACATTTTTCAAGCCAATTCTTTCAGGTGCTTTTCCTTCATTCTCTGATTTAGAGTTTTCAATCGAAAACAGTAGATGTCCTTTTTTTAAAAATGTATGAATTTTAATATAGGAGTGAAACCTGGTCTCACTTAGACCATGTTTAAATGCATTTTCAACGAAGGGAATCAGAATCAGTGGTGTGATCTGTTGTTCAAGATGATCTATGTCCTCTGTATATTCAATATCCAAGCGAGTTCCGTATCGAAGTTGTTCTAATTCAATATAATCTTTTACCACTTTTAGCTCATCAGCTATGTTGATAGAGGATTGCGCTGTTTCATATAACATAAAACGAAGCAGTTTGGATAATTTCATCACGACTTCTGCGGTATCATCTGATTTTTTTCGAGCCAGTCCGTATATATTATTTAGCGTATTGAATAAAAAGTGTGGATTGATCTGCGATTTAAGAAATTGCAACTCTGTTAATAATTTTTTTCGAGCAGTTTCTTCTTCTCTTTTTCGAATTTGAAGATTGATGCGTACCAGTTTAATTGCCAAAGCTGTACCACAGAGAAATGCCAGCACAAATGCATTGTATAAGATAGATGATATACCAATATCCAATAAATCATCACCGGGTAGTCCGTAGATATAGGGCAGAACAAAAAGGTCATTAAAAACCGTAAAAAGAAATGTTCCGGCTAATAATAAAATCAAAGAGCAAAAAAATGTTTTAACGACTCCCCAGTTTTTTGTGTTGAATTGATTAACTATAGCAAATAGAGTATATACCAATGGTACTTTGATGAGCAAAAATGACAGTTGCGCTTTTACAGATGTATTGAAAATATCTATAAATGGGATTGGGTCCTTGCCTCGTGGATAGGAAGCGATATTGAGGTAGGTTTTATAAGACACATACGCTAGCCAGAATAAGGTATGGTGTATGATTCTTTTTTTCACTGAGGTTGTATTAATGACCAGGGGTAGAGCATTTTTAAAATTCATATAAATCAGTGATGAATTCTTACTAAATATACCAAAAATCAATAAGTATGTCTAAACAGCAATTTGTGCCGAATCAATGTATTTAATGCGTAAATTATTTCATTTTGTATATCTTAATACGTAATTGGTAGAAATACTTAAGGATATAAAATATTAGAGACTACTTTCAGAACATACATATGGTTCATTCATTTGGTGATGCTCACTTATTCAAGATGAATCATTGGAGAGATCGCAAAAATGATAAAATCACCAAATGACTTTAACCTTCATTGAACAACCTATTATGAAGTACCAGCATACAGTGTTTTCAATCCGTATCATTGGCACAATAATCTTATTCCAGCTATTGCAGCCGCTTTATTTAACCGCTCAGGTCTATTCTCAAGCCTGGCCGGAAAAGAAGTATTTGGACAGTTCGATTCAAGTATTGATGGATATTTTGTCTATTCCAAATGATGCGGCATTTCCTGCTGACATCGATCGTAATATTCAATGGATGGATCAGCAATTATCAAAGAGAGGATTTAAAGTCACATTACTACCTTCCAAAGCCCGCCCGTTTGTATTTGCTGAATACCATGTAGATGAAAAATTACCTACGGTTTTGTATTATATGCATTTTGACGGACAGCCTGTTGCAGCAAGTGCATGGAAACAAAAGAATGCATACAAGCCTGTATTCAAAGAGAAAACAGATACGGGATGGAGTATTATTCCAACTCCTCATTCGGGGCAGCCCTATAACCCTGAATGGCGAGTTTTTGCTCGTTCGGCTTCGGATGATAAAGGTCCTATTGCCATGTTTCTTTTTGCAATGGATATGCTTCGTATCGAAGGAAAAAAGCCTGCATACAATGTAAAAGTGATATTGGATAGCGAAGAAGAAAAAGGCTCTCCCAATTTACCTGCCATGGTAAAACAACATGCAGGTTTGCTTCGATCAGATCGATTCGTGATCCTTGATGGTCCAAGACATAATTCCAATCAACCTACATTATTATTTGGCTGCAGAGGTGTGGCCGATATCGCTCTTGAAGTATTTGGACCACGGTTCGACCAACATAGTGGTCATTATGGAAATTATGCCCCTAATCCGGCATTTGAGCTTTCTAAATTGTTGGTGTCGATGAAAGATGAAAAGGGACAAGTGCTGATCCCTGGATTTTACAAGGACATAACGATCCATGATGCGGTTAGAAAAGATCTGCTTGCGGTGCCGGATAAAAAAGAAATCATCAATCAGCAGATCGGTATAGCAAAAGAAGTGAATCCCGAGTTGAGTTATCAGGAATCATTACAATATCCATCACTCAATATTTTAAATTTTACATCCGGAGAACCAGAGATCGGAACTAGAAATATCGTGCCCTCATTCGCAAAAGCGAATGTTGATATCAGGCTTGTGCCTGAAAGTGATCCTAAACATATTGAAGCAATCATCAGAAAATTCATACAGGAGAAAGGCTTTCATATCATTGAAAACCGAAAACCAACCGAAGAGGAAAGAATGAAGTACCCAAAGATCATTTCATTTCTCTTCAGATTATCGTCTTTGGCATTTGTAACAGAGCCGAATACTCCAACCGGATCATGGGTTTCGGGTATTGTTGAGCAAGTATTTGGAGTCAAACCTGTAAAGATCAGAATGTCCGGGGGAACGGTACCTATCGCACCTTTCATTCGAGAGCTGGCCATTCCCGCAGTATTGGTGCCAACTGTGAATCCGGATAATAGTCAGCATGCAGCCAATGAAAACCTACGACTGGCAAACTATTTTGAAGGGATTCAACTGACCTATGAAATTTTGAAAACAGGATTTAAATGATCCTCTAGATATTTACC
Above is a genomic segment from Sediminibacterium sp. KACHI17 containing:
- a CDS encoding histidine kinase, whose amino-acid sequence is MNFKNALPLVINTTSVKKRIIHHTLFWLAYVSYKTYLNIASYPRGKDPIPFIDIFNTSVKAQLSFLLIKVPLVYTLFAIVNQFNTKNWGVVKTFFCSLILLLAGTFLFTVFNDLFVLPYIYGLPGDDLLDIGISSILYNAFVLAFLCGTALAIKLVRINLQIRKREEETARKKLLTELQFLKSQINPHFLFNTLNNIYGLARKKSDDTAEVVMKLSKLLRFMLYETAQSSINIADELKVVKDYIELEQLRYGTRLDIEYTEDIDHLEQQITPLILIPFVENAFKHGLSETRFHSYIKIHTFLKKGHLLFSIENSKSENEGKAPERIGLKNVKRQLELLYPEHDLKINLTPETFKVTLTINLSKNATL
- a CDS encoding M20/M25/M40 family metallo-hydrolase, yielding MTLTFIEQPIMKYQHTVFSIRIIGTIILFQLLQPLYLTAQVYSQAWPEKKYLDSSIQVLMDILSIPNDAAFPADIDRNIQWMDQQLSKRGFKVTLLPSKARPFVFAEYHVDEKLPTVLYYMHFDGQPVAASAWKQKNAYKPVFKEKTDTGWSIIPTPHSGQPYNPEWRVFARSASDDKGPIAMFLFAMDMLRIEGKKPAYNVKVILDSEEEKGSPNLPAMVKQHAGLLRSDRFVILDGPRHNSNQPTLLFGCRGVADIALEVFGPRFDQHSGHYGNYAPNPAFELSKLLVSMKDEKGQVLIPGFYKDITIHDAVRKDLLAVPDKKEIINQQIGIAKEVNPELSYQESLQYPSLNILNFTSGEPEIGTRNIVPSFAKANVDIRLVPESDPKHIEAIIRKFIQEKGFHIIENRKPTEEERMKYPKIISFLFRLSSLAFVTEPNTPTGSWVSGIVEQVFGVKPVKIRMSGGTVPIAPFIRELAIPAVLVPTVNPDNSQHAANENLRLANYFEGIQLTYEILKTGFK